In the Candidatus Omnitrophota bacterium genome, CATAACGAGAGCGGCGTTACCGTCGTCGAGCTGGCCTGTGGGCTCGTCGCAGAGGAGGAGCGCGGGATCGTTCATCAGCGCCCTGAGGATGGCGAATCTCTGGAGCTCACCGCCGGAAAGCTGTGAGGGATAATGTTGGGCGCGGTCTCCCACGCCCATGGTATCAAAAAAGTTTTTCGCTTTTTCGTAAACTGTTTTTTTGTCTGCCCCGGCAATCAGCGAAGGCAGCATCACATTTTCCGAGGCCGTGAATTCCGGAAGGAAAGTCGGCTGCTGGAAGACAAAGCCCACCGATGTGTTTCTGAGTTTCGCCTTTTCTTTTTCCGTCATAAGAGAAGTGTCTTTGCCGGAGATTATCACCTTCCCCGATGTGGAAGAATCCAGCAGCCCCGCGAGATTTAAAAGAGTTGTCTTACCGGAGCCGCTCGGGCCCAGAAGATATGTGAAAGACGATTCCGCGAGCGAGAAAGAAACTTCCGACAGTGCCTTCACCTCAAGAGGCGTGAGGGCGGAATAGACTTTCTCCGCTTTTTCAAATACGAGAATGTCACT is a window encoding:
- a CDS encoding ABC transporter ATP-binding protein; protein product: MSDILVFEKAEKVYSALTPLEVKALSEVSFSLAESSFTYLLGPSGSGKTTLLNLAGLLDSSTSGKVIISGKDTSLMTEKEKAKLRNTSVGFVFQQPTFLPEFTASENVMLPSLIAGADKKTVYEKAKNFFDTMGVGDRAQHYPSQLSGGELQRFAILRALMNDPALLLCDEPTGQLDDGNAALVMKAMTLFLEMSSAAVLFVTHNRDLAAASGRRVLHLRNGVLQD